In Deinococcus aerius, a single window of DNA contains:
- a CDS encoding DsbA family protein, whose translation MSHNLRFFKLAVGLVLLAGAFATGTLWSRPQVRQVFRPINTHGQPTLGRENAPVQVVVFADFKCPFCARFESDVFPRLKDQYINTGKVQYSFVNLAFLGPDSNIAAQAGECVAHQDQNLFWKFVDNVYQHQGDEAKIWATPEEMTRIATNLSGIGIKEFQNCLAQSRFADAVESDRKLAESTGVQGTPDIYINGIRAPRFGYDTVSQLIDAALQLSRG comes from the coding sequence ATGTCTCACAATCTACGCTTTTTTAAGTTAGCGGTGGGCTTGGTGTTGCTGGCCGGAGCGTTCGCTACTGGGACTTTGTGGTCTCGGCCACAGGTCCGTCAAGTCTTTCGGCCAATCAACACTCACGGACAGCCAACTCTGGGTCGTGAGAACGCCCCAGTTCAGGTCGTTGTCTTTGCCGACTTCAAGTGTCCCTTCTGTGCACGCTTTGAAAGCGATGTGTTTCCTAGGTTAAAGGATCAGTACATAAATACCGGAAAGGTACAGTACAGCTTCGTTAACCTTGCATTTTTAGGTCCAGATTCTAATATAGCGGCACAGGCAGGAGAGTGTGTTGCCCACCAAGATCAGAATTTGTTTTGGAAGTTCGTCGATAACGTGTACCAACACCAAGGGGATGAAGCTAAAATCTGGGCAACTCCGGAAGAAATGACAAGAATCGCCACAAACTTGAGTGGTATAGGTATAAAGGAGTTCCAAAATTGCTTGGCACAGTCAAGATTTGCGGATGCAGTAGAAAGTGACCGAAAGTTGGCCGAGAGCACTGGGGTACAAGGAACGCCAGACATCTACATCAATGGTATTCGAGCACCGAGGTTTGGATATGATACCGTTTCCCAATTGATTGACGCAGCTCTCCAATTAAGTCGTGGATAA